A genome region from Blautia coccoides includes the following:
- the vorB gene encoding 3-methyl-2-oxobutanoate dehydrogenase subunit VorB, whose protein sequence is MAAEKVMMKGNEALAEAALRAGCRFYSGYPITPQTEILEYLSWRMDEVGGEFVQTESELAGVNMLYGAASAGARVLTSSAGPGFALKQEGISYLCAADLPAVLIDVMRIGNGLGDIAQGQGDYWQLTRGGGNGDYRTIVLAPNSVQESADLIGDAFDLADKYLHPVIIASDAAIGQMMEAVCFQEMKEDNIDKFDWSVKGCKPGDKQRIISNVCFYGHPDYEDYLRNKYKTIEDNEQRWESIRTEDAEIILVAYGISSRVAKEAVRNGRKQGLKLGLIRPITLWPYPVKAFQNLSEDFKGFISVEMNILGQMVDDIKLATDAKYPIEFYGTFFDVPESDKIIEIAKEMIER, encoded by the coding sequence ATGGCAGCGGAAAAAGTCATGATGAAAGGAAATGAAGCTTTAGCGGAAGCAGCACTGCGTGCGGGCTGCAGATTTTACAGCGGATATCCCATTACGCCTCAGACAGAGATCTTGGAGTATCTGTCCTGGAGAATGGATGAAGTGGGAGGAGAGTTTGTACAGACAGAATCTGAACTGGCAGGAGTCAATATGCTCTATGGAGCGGCTTCTGCAGGAGCGAGAGTGCTTACAAGCTCTGCAGGACCGGGGTTTGCATTAAAACAGGAAGGCATCTCTTATCTGTGCGCGGCAGATCTTCCGGCTGTTCTGATCGATGTAATGAGGATCGGCAATGGTCTGGGGGATATCGCCCAGGGACAGGGGGATTACTGGCAGCTTACCAGAGGCGGAGGCAATGGCGACTACAGGACAATTGTTCTTGCGCCCAACAGTGTACAGGAGAGTGCAGACCTGATCGGTGATGCCTTTGATCTGGCAGACAAATACCTCCATCCTGTGATCATTGCATCAGATGCGGCTATCGGACAGATGATGGAGGCAGTATGCTTTCAGGAGATGAAAGAGGATAATATTGATAAATTTGACTGGTCAGTAAAAGGATGCAAGCCGGGAGACAAGCAGAGGATCATATCGAATGTATGTTTCTATGGACACCCCGATTATGAGGATTATCTCCGGAACAAGTATAAAACCATAGAAGACAATGAACAGCGGTGGGAGAGTATCCGGACAGAGGATGCTGAGATCATACTGGTGGCCTATGGAATTTCCTCAAGAGTAGCCAAGGAAGCTGTCAGAAACGGAAGAAAACAGGGATTAAAGCTGGGGCTTATCCGTCCAATCACCCTGTGGCCGTATCCTGTAAAGGCATTCCAAAACCTGTCAGAAGATTTTAAAGGATTCATCAGTGTGGAAATGAACATCCTGGGGCAGATGGTAGATGATATCAAGCTGGCTACAGACGCGAAATATCCCATAGAATTTTACGGCACGTTCTTTGATGTGCCTGAGAGTGATAAGATAATCGAAATTGCCAAAGAAATGATAGAGAGATAG
- a CDS encoding 4Fe-4S binding protein → MQKLKLNVERCKGCGYCVDACKQGALSQPGKLNKKGYSIVVADEEKCIQCGMCYRMCPDCVIEILE, encoded by the coding sequence ATGCAAAAACTGAAACTGAACGTGGAACGCTGCAAAGGATGCGGATACTGTGTCGATGCCTGTAAGCAGGGAGCCTTGTCACAGCCGGGTAAACTGAATAAAAAGGGATACAGTATTGTGGTGGCCGATGAGGAAAAATGTATACAGTGCGGAATGTGTTACCGTATGTGTCCGGACTGCGTGATTGAAATTTTGGAATAG
- a CDS encoding MFS transporter has translation MNSRVKRYVAITALGLVYGTMFNLPYIKYVFYDAMIDGMGVSNTKLGLLLTVYTIVSTAGLLPGGWIADRFKTKGIIVGSAFLNGIICFFFMFTMKNYACAMITWIVSAIAGVTAFWAAILKAVRLISPEDEQGRAYGFWEGVCGLSATIGNFVALYVFSRFDNSTSALKGAVASMGFMCIIGGLLVWWLYDENITSTDERGEERKQVSIKETFAVFKLPKLYLSCIIVFCSYGFFSSQSFLTPYFTNVLGAAVTFSGVLAIFRSYGLKILGGPVGGVIADKLHSPSKLAIGCYVIMAAAVIYIANAKGGSELITVLTVLSLILATVCFMARGTMWATIGEAQIPPEISGTAISVASIIGFNIPDTFLPPLLGSWLDKYGNTGYQYIFNFLIGLCVVGVIAALAMVLSNRRSANKKLTVNQG, from the coding sequence ATGAACAGCAGAGTGAAACGTTATGTTGCAATTACTGCGCTGGGGCTGGTATATGGCACGATGTTTAATCTTCCATATATCAAGTATGTATTTTACGACGCGATGATCGACGGAATGGGAGTGAGCAATACGAAACTGGGTTTGCTGCTTACAGTCTATACCATTGTCAGTACAGCGGGGCTGCTTCCGGGCGGATGGATCGCCGACAGGTTTAAGACAAAAGGAATTATTGTGGGCAGCGCGTTTTTGAATGGTATCATATGTTTTTTCTTCATGTTTACAATGAAGAATTACGCGTGTGCCATGATTACTTGGATCGTATCGGCCATTGCAGGTGTTACAGCATTTTGGGCAGCTATTCTGAAGGCTGTCAGACTGATATCGCCTGAGGATGAACAGGGCAGGGCATATGGATTTTGGGAAGGTGTGTGCGGGTTGTCGGCCACCATCGGCAATTTCGTGGCACTGTATGTTTTCTCAAGGTTTGACAACTCCACATCAGCGCTTAAAGGGGCAGTGGCCAGTATGGGATTTATGTGTATCATCGGCGGTTTACTTGTATGGTGGCTCTATGATGAGAATATTACTTCCACAGATGAAAGAGGAGAAGAGAGAAAGCAGGTAAGTATTAAAGAAACATTTGCAGTATTTAAGCTGCCGAAGCTTTACCTCAGTTGTATTATCGTGTTCTGCAGTTACGGATTCTTTAGCAGCCAGTCCTTTTTGACACCTTATTTTACCAACGTTCTCGGGGCGGCAGTTACCTTCAGCGGTGTCCTGGCTATTTTCAGGAGTTATGGTCTTAAGATCCTGGGAGGTCCTGTGGGCGGTGTGATCGCTGATAAGCTTCACTCTCCGTCTAAACTGGCCATTGGGTGTTATGTGATCATGGCGGCAGCAGTGATTTATATAGCGAACGCAAAGGGCGGCAGTGAGTTGATCACAGTGCTCACAGTATTGTCTCTGATCCTGGCAACGGTATGTTTTATGGCAAGAGGTACTATGTGGGCTACCATTGGAGAGGCACAGATTCCGCCGGAGATATCGGGAACAGCTATTTCAGTGGCGTCTATTATCGGTTTTAATATACCGGATACTTTTCTGCCGCCGCTTCTGGGCAGTTGGCTGGACAAATACGGAAATACGGGATATCAGTATATATTTAATTTCCTCATTGGATTGTGTGTGGTGGGAGTGATAGCTGCACTTGCCATGGTGTTGTCAAACAGGAGATCAGCCAATAAAAAGTTAACTGTAAACCAAGGATAA
- a CDS encoding FadR/GntR family transcriptional regulator — protein sequence MFDVIGNKKNYEYIVEQIKDMIIDGKLKVGERLPTEKELSENFGVSRTSVREALKALEVIGICESRQGGGNFIVNKVQERTTNNLSLLYTLNNGKIDDLIQLRRGIESESIRNIIEEGNEEVIRELGEIIEHYNASTTSQERTDWDRQFHAKIIESSGNIMFIFLLNALSYLYNLNISLVSKVIEDAYPTDFLVQEHNELYEAIKTRDLDLARKCIDEHFSFTDDDRDALNVLQSIAKNPL from the coding sequence ATGTTTGACGTTATCGGGAACAAAAAGAATTATGAATATATTGTAGAACAGATCAAGGATATGATCATTGACGGAAAACTAAAAGTTGGAGAACGACTTCCAACAGAGAAGGAACTGTCGGAGAATTTCGGAGTGAGCCGTACTTCTGTAAGAGAAGCGCTGAAAGCACTTGAAGTTATAGGAATCTGTGAAAGCCGCCAGGGGGGCGGAAATTTTATTGTAAATAAGGTACAGGAGAGAACCACCAATAACCTTTCCTTACTGTATACTCTGAATAATGGGAAAATTGACGATCTGATTCAATTGAGACGAGGTATTGAGTCTGAATCCATCAGAAATATCATTGAGGAGGGGAATGAAGAGGTGATCCGGGAACTGGGGGAGATCATAGAACATTACAATGCCAGTACCACCTCACAAGAGCGGACGGACTGGGATCGTCAATTTCATGCCAAGATCATTGAATCCTCGGGAAATATTATGTTTATCTTTCTGCTCAATGCTCTGTCCTACCTCTATAACCTTAATATATCACTGGTTTCCAAAGTGATCGAGGATGCCTATCCCACGGATTTTCTGGTTCAGGAACACAATGAATTATATGAGGCCATAAAAACCAGGGATCTTGATCTGGCCAGAAAATGTATTGATGAACATTTTTCCTTTACAGATGACGACCGGGATGCGCTGAATGTCCTGCAGTCCATAGCAAAAAATCCCCTGTAA
- a CDS encoding helix-turn-helix domain-containing protein produces the protein MGENMDENTNKRTANIRLPESFGDRISFLRKLKELTQAQLAEKLGISAQAVSKWESGLSCPDIMMLVPLADIFGVSTDVLLAGGQLTGYGMSSGEEAAEASKETLGLGRLEWQAEVEWQIRPEEGTNEKGQTVPEDVAKSENGAMPEDVAKSENGAMPEDVAKSENGAMPEDVAKSENGAMPEDVAKSENEAMPEGGTKSEDGAEPESVVKSEDGAIPEGAVKSEDGAGPEGRTKSEDAARSDSAAKSEDGIRPESVERAEDEAGQKGKAEEHTGKEDAAETRSQFGQGEQGNKTESGYRQSDSDRRKWQEDWKNGTLEVRKVFRENNVMIHSLHIDIGMADAIIREGDEFALDLSCYPNGDCREEVRDGVWKIKDRGYKDLFLLSNITNIFSERKVIIIIPRGYHFKDVKIKLGAGKLVGRGILTDASSLDLGAGEIILADYYSGAAKVKCGMGKVMLEGQLRGRCKLDCGMGEIAASLVSPSEYGYRVKVGMGDVRVGDNQFGGMGGSYKVNTSAENFFDINCGMGAVKVLFGEHSEG, from the coding sequence ATGGGTGAAAATATGGATGAGAATACAAATAAGAGAACAGCAAATATCCGCCTCCCGGAATCATTTGGAGACAGAATTTCATTTTTAAGAAAGCTGAAAGAACTTACTCAGGCACAGCTTGCTGAAAAACTGGGGATCTCTGCACAGGCTGTAAGCAAATGGGAGAGCGGACTCTCCTGCCCGGATATTATGATGCTGGTTCCTCTGGCGGATATATTCGGAGTCAGCACAGATGTGCTGCTGGCCGGCGGTCAGCTTACGGGATATGGAATGTCTTCAGGCGAGGAGGCAGCAGAAGCATCTAAAGAGACACTGGGACTGGGCAGGCTGGAATGGCAGGCTGAAGTTGAATGGCAGATAAGACCGGAAGAGGGTACAAATGAAAAAGGGCAGACCGTTCCGGAGGACGTGGCAAAATCAGAAAATGGAGCCATGCCGGAGGACGTGGCAAAATCAGAAAATGGAGCCATGCCGGAGGACGTGGCAAAATCAGAGAATGGAGCCATGCCGGAGGACGTGGCAAAATCAGAGAATGGAGCCATGCCGGAGGACGTGGCAAAATCAGAGAATGAAGCCATGCCGGAGGGTGGAACAAAATCAGAAGATGGAGCCGAGCCTGAAAGTGTAGTAAAATCGGAGGATGGAGCCATACCGGAGGGTGCAGTAAAGTCAGAGGATGGAGCCGGGCCGGAGGGGAGAACAAAATCAGAGGATGCAGCCAGGTCAGATAGTGCAGCTAAATCAGAGGATGGAATCCGGCCGGAAAGTGTAGAAAGAGCAGAAGATGAAGCCGGGCAGAAGGGTAAGGCAGAAGAACATACAGGTAAAGAAGACGCGGCCGAAACACGGAGCCAGTTTGGGCAAGGCGAACAGGGGAATAAGACTGAGAGCGGATACCGGCAGAGTGATTCCGACAGGAGGAAGTGGCAGGAGGACTGGAAGAACGGTACGCTGGAAGTCAGAAAGGTTTTCCGTGAAAATAATGTGATGATCCATTCCCTTCACATTGATATCGGCATGGCAGATGCCATAATCCGCGAGGGAGATGAGTTTGCCCTTGATCTGTCCTGCTATCCCAATGGCGACTGCAGGGAAGAGGTGAGGGACGGAGTCTGGAAGATCAAAGACAGAGGGTATAAGGATTTGTTCTTACTAAGCAATATCACCAATATTTTCTCGGAGAGGAAAGTGATCATTATCATCCCCAGAGGATATCACTTTAAAGATGTGAAAATAAAACTGGGCGCAGGCAAGCTTGTGGGCAGAGGAATCCTCACAGATGCCAGCAGTCTGGACCTGGGAGCCGGTGAGATCATACTGGCTGACTACTACAGCGGTGCCGCAAAGGTGAAGTGCGGCATGGGAAAAGTTATGCTGGAAGGCCAGCTTCGGGGCAGATGTAAACTGGACTGCGGCATGGGAGAGATCGCGGCCAGCCTTGTGTCACCTTCTGAATATGGCTATAGAGTCAAGGTGGGAATGGGCGATGTCAGAGTGGGCGATAACCAGTTCGGCGGCATGGGCGGTTCTTATAAAGTGAATACAAGTGCTGAAAACTTCTTTGATATTAACTGCGGAATGGGAGCAGTAAAGGTATTGTTTGGAGAGCACAGCGAAGGATAG
- a CDS encoding ABC transporter substrate-binding protein, translating into MERWQKIFLLGFLFLLAVITVFFLRFFPKLENDSSRDEQTMINLRLWHPWENEGEAYKKSFLEAVEEYNETHDRIQIQAEGTEMELYREKLPSAIASNDTPDIYFCFGDSYLRGAVSSGKLLKMNEFLSDDTGSRLHADVLESMTYEGGIYGLGFSESIAVLFVNEDMFEAYGCRVPTDWEELLEVCREFLARDITPFACSGDADTGFRLYLESICVSEAGSETCAKVLSQKGTEEETAAFAAGVDKFCRLRDMGAFGEPLFSRSTQDVENDFYLSKIPMYLAKSDFTGNIVRENNPLHGKLSAVLFPGTHSQGEVLGGISDIFVVNRAAEYPKETVQALEEVLQNFAGKLYESGAGIPVWDTGDAKDPKDDVYWQIRSIANSAHNRMPYWEFYLDRRRAEMFMKSSGELGEGIITQEQFVRGLCGETEETADGW; encoded by the coding sequence GTGGAAAGATGGCAGAAAATTTTTTTATTGGGGTTTTTATTTCTATTGGCAGTGATAACCGTGTTCTTCCTCAGGTTTTTTCCAAAGCTGGAGAACGACAGCAGTAGAGATGAACAGACGATGATAAATCTACGGCTGTGGCATCCCTGGGAGAATGAAGGGGAGGCATATAAAAAATCGTTCCTTGAGGCAGTGGAGGAGTATAACGAGACACATGACAGGATACAGATTCAGGCAGAAGGGACAGAGATGGAACTTTACAGAGAAAAACTGCCCTCGGCCATTGCTTCCAATGATACACCGGACATTTATTTTTGTTTTGGGGACAGTTATCTGCGGGGGGCAGTCAGTTCCGGAAAGCTGTTAAAAATGAATGAATTTTTGTCAGATGACACGGGCAGCAGGCTTCATGCGGATGTATTGGAGAGTATGACTTATGAAGGCGGGATCTATGGTCTGGGATTTTCTGAAAGCATAGCTGTTTTATTTGTAAACGAGGATATGTTTGAGGCGTACGGGTGCCGGGTTCCTACAGATTGGGAAGAATTGCTGGAGGTATGCCGGGAATTTCTTGCCAGGGATATCACACCCTTTGCCTGCTCCGGTGACGCGGATACCGGATTCAGGCTCTATCTGGAGAGTATATGCGTAAGTGAGGCGGGAAGTGAAACCTGCGCAAAGGTACTCAGTCAGAAAGGAACAGAGGAGGAGACCGCCGCTTTTGCCGCCGGCGTGGATAAGTTTTGCCGGCTCCGGGATATGGGGGCTTTTGGAGAACCTTTATTTTCAAGAAGCACGCAGGATGTGGAGAATGATTTTTATCTGAGTAAGATACCTATGTACTTGGCAAAAAGCGATTTCACCGGAAATATAGTGAGGGAGAACAATCCCTTACATGGGAAGCTGTCTGCAGTCTTGTTTCCCGGCACGCACAGCCAGGGAGAGGTGCTGGGAGGGATCAGCGATATCTTTGTTGTAAATAGGGCAGCGGAATATCCAAAAGAGACAGTTCAGGCACTGGAAGAGGTACTGCAGAATTTCGCCGGGAAATTATACGAAAGCGGGGCAGGGATTCCGGTGTGGGATACAGGCGATGCAAAAGATCCAAAGGATGATGTTTATTGGCAGATAAGGAGTATTGCAAATTCTGCGCACAACCGGATGCCGTATTGGGAATTTTATCTGGACCGGCGCAGAGCTGAGATGTTCATGAAAAGTTCCGGTGAGCTTGGGGAAGGGATTATAACACAGGAGCAGTTTGTGAGAGGATTGTGTGGGGAAACAGAAGAGACGGCAGATGGATGGTGA
- a CDS encoding GDSL-type esterase/lipase family protein yields MKRILCYGDSNTWGHNPEPDGENFRYEDDVRWTGVLQKCLEGKAKIIEEGLCGRSVMFDDPTSPDRNGRKFLNCSLQSHQPLDLVVLMLGTNDVRHIFTPSVKEIAAGMVNLVRMARNREAYWVGKTPQVLVIAPPPVRDEIAGSDFYGMYDEESVRKSKALYGAYETALKDIEGVYLMDAGSAAEVSVKDCIHLSSKGHSNLGKAAAEYIKKILKI; encoded by the coding sequence ATGAAACGAATATTGTGTTATGGCGATTCTAATACATGGGGGCATAATCCTGAACCTGACGGGGAAAACTTCCGGTATGAAGATGATGTGAGATGGACCGGAGTTTTACAGAAGTGTCTGGAGGGAAAGGCAAAGATCATTGAGGAGGGGCTTTGTGGGCGCTCTGTCATGTTTGACGACCCCACCTCACCTGACCGAAATGGAAGAAAGTTTTTAAACTGCAGTCTGCAGAGTCATCAGCCATTGGATCTGGTGGTGCTCATGCTGGGGACAAATGATGTCCGCCATATATTTACGCCCAGTGTGAAAGAGATTGCAGCAGGTATGGTAAACCTGGTAAGAATGGCTCGTAACCGGGAGGCATACTGGGTTGGAAAAACACCCCAGGTACTGGTGATCGCGCCGCCACCGGTGCGGGATGAGATTGCAGGGTCTGATTTTTACGGTATGTATGATGAGGAATCTGTGAGGAAAAGTAAAGCTCTGTATGGAGCCTATGAGACCGCTTTAAAGGATATAGAAGGAGTATATCTAATGGATGCGGGCAGCGCTGCGGAGGTATCCGTGAAAGACTGTATCCATCTGAGCAGTAAGGGGCACAGCAATCTGGGAAAGGCAGCGGCGGAATATATTAAAAAGATACTGAAAATTTGA
- a CDS encoding carbohydrate ABC transporter permease, with protein MNRYRVKKRVFSFLKAFMLLLLVVIIAFPFWQLIVSSMLDTNAIISYPPKFWPSGGSLSNYTEVLKMQSGAYLRWMLNSIFVAGSNTVLVVLVASMAGYAFAKRKFPGSRVLFNVVVATQIIPSVTTLIPLFLIVSKLGWVNTYKSLIFPGVASAFGVYMMTQFMKDIPDSLLEAAKIDGCSNYGTFFKIVLPITVPQLSLLAIFNFTQQWGSLTWPLITVNETMMKTLPLGIASMKDLNGTLTGTIMAASMISFIPLLIAFIFASDKFIEGMTLGAVKG; from the coding sequence ATGAACAGATACAGGGTTAAGAAAAGAGTTTTTTCCTTTCTGAAAGCGTTTATGCTGCTTTTGCTGGTGGTCATCATCGCGTTTCCATTCTGGCAGCTTATTGTATCCTCTATGCTGGATACTAATGCTATAATCAGTTATCCGCCGAAGTTCTGGCCCAGCGGAGGCTCTCTGAGTAATTATACAGAGGTATTGAAAATGCAGAGCGGGGCTTATCTGCGCTGGATGCTGAACAGTATATTTGTTGCGGGCAGTAATACGGTGCTGGTAGTGCTGGTGGCATCCATGGCCGGGTACGCGTTTGCAAAGAGAAAGTTTCCCGGATCCCGGGTTTTGTTTAATGTGGTTGTGGCCACGCAGATCATTCCCAGTGTGACCACATTGATCCCGCTGTTTCTCATTGTCTCTAAGCTGGGATGGGTTAATACATATAAGTCCCTGATCTTCCCGGGTGTGGCAAGTGCTTTCGGAGTCTATATGATGACACAGTTTATGAAGGATATTCCGGATTCTCTTCTGGAGGCGGCAAAGATAGACGGGTGCAGTAATTATGGAACATTTTTTAAGATCGTGCTGCCCATAACGGTACCGCAGTTGAGCCTTCTGGCAATCTTCAATTTTACGCAGCAGTGGGGAAGCCTGACCTGGCCTCTGATCACCGTGAATGAGACTATGATGAAGACACTTCCTCTGGGAATTGCCTCCATGAAGGATTTAAACGGAACGCTGACGGGAACCATAATGGCAGCGTCTATGATAAGTTTTATCCCTCTGCTTATTGCATTTATTTTTGCAAGTGATAAATTTATAGAAGGAATGACATTAGGAGCTGTGAAAGGATAA
- a CDS encoding carbohydrate ABC transporter permease, translating to MNKRKWKEYAVSYSFLLPFAVFFIVFTIVPIGYVFYLSLHDGNFLQAQFEWVGLKNFKDVLQTPDFQNAFKNTFIYMLIEVPVSQFLGIFFALLIKKKTRLSHACEVVYFLPMLISMVVASVLISYILSNNGPLNMLFQVLGMKPISWLNGRFSAKMAVMILELWKGGTFFVFVYMSAMRSLPADCLESSRIDGANVVQETIYVVLPLIRNAIILCVTMNTIWQFQIFESVYMLTNGGPLGATQTVIYEIYQYSFKYYRVGFGAAASLVFLLVILLIYGLENLLLGERDKSKRRGKKYEQIQG from the coding sequence ATGAATAAAAGAAAATGGAAAGAATATGCTGTGTCCTATAGCTTTTTACTGCCGTTTGCGGTATTCTTCATTGTTTTTACAATAGTACCTATAGGATATGTATTTTATCTCAGCCTGCATGACGGTAACTTTCTGCAGGCACAGTTTGAATGGGTAGGGCTGAAGAACTTTAAGGATGTTCTGCAGACACCGGATTTTCAGAACGCGTTTAAAAACACCTTTATTTATATGCTCATAGAAGTTCCGGTGAGCCAGTTCCTTGGAATATTTTTTGCACTTCTGATCAAGAAAAAAACAAGGCTGAGCCATGCGTGTGAAGTTGTTTATTTTCTTCCCATGCTGATATCCATGGTGGTTGCCAGTGTTCTGATCTCTTATATTTTATCAAATAACGGTCCTCTGAATATGTTGTTTCAGGTGTTGGGCATGAAGCCTATCAGTTGGCTGAACGGCAGGTTCAGTGCAAAAATGGCAGTTATGATACTGGAACTTTGGAAGGGCGGAACCTTTTTTGTCTTTGTTTATATGTCGGCAATGCGTTCACTTCCTGCGGATTGTCTGGAATCCTCCAGGATCGATGGGGCTAATGTGGTGCAGGAGACTATCTATGTGGTTCTTCCCCTTATCAGAAACGCTATCATTCTGTGCGTGACTATGAATACGATTTGGCAGTTCCAGATATTTGAATCTGTGTATATGCTCACAAACGGAGGACCGCTGGGAGCCACACAGACTGTCATTTACGAGATATACCAGTACAGCTTTAAATATTACAGGGTGGGATTCGGGGCAGCAGCCTCGCTTGTATTTCTGCTTGTGATCCTGCTCATATATGGACTTGAAAATCTGCTTTTAGGTGAAAGGGATAAGAGCAAGAGAAGGGGGAAAAAGTATGAACAGATACAGGGTTAA
- a CDS encoding ABC transporter substrate-binding protein, which translates to MKRKMAILLCAGMVMSLLAGCGGNAGGNGSSDSKENKSEEASDKKSGEKVKLTFWKSPHSDREDDIWAGMIEDFNKENPDIEVEFLNVAWDSVVEKETAAFSAGSGPDISFQTEQFPLYAKNGYLLSLDDYADEEKLSGYPESALEYCSHDGKLMGIPFVALNSVMFYNKDMFEEAGITKVPETWEELREAAKKLTQDKNGDGETDQWGMMYEMDDYWQPLSYIIQAGADMWNKNLTNIGFNNDQGVEGLTFFDQLYHEDQVVLPLEKYTNRDEERAYFYNGQVAMFPQQIHYTNIIKEASDINLGAFALPKGPASDEEHAKWNFANIGMLSISSQTKYPDEAWKFVEYITRPEVEKIYLSEVGFFSPQLATNDMMYEGDEIMAVAAEGIKKLQVSPASDYANAMLQNLKIMYENVARGEKSPADAIQAMYDSMKAISGE; encoded by the coding sequence ATGAAGAGGAAAATGGCAATTCTTTTATGCGCAGGTATGGTAATGAGCCTGTTGGCAGGCTGCGGCGGCAATGCAGGAGGAAACGGATCCTCAGACAGCAAAGAGAATAAAAGTGAAGAGGCTTCTGATAAGAAGTCCGGGGAAAAGGTAAAGCTTACATTTTGGAAATCCCCCCATTCAGACCGGGAAGATGACATATGGGCCGGTATGATCGAGGACTTCAACAAAGAAAATCCCGATATTGAGGTGGAATTCCTGAATGTTGCATGGGATTCTGTTGTAGAGAAAGAAACTGCGGCATTCTCAGCAGGCAGCGGCCCTGATATCAGTTTCCAGACAGAGCAGTTCCCGCTTTATGCCAAGAATGGATATCTTCTGTCTCTTGATGATTATGCAGATGAGGAAAAGTTATCCGGTTATCCGGAATCCGCCCTGGAATATTGTTCTCATGACGGAAAACTAATGGGTATACCGTTTGTGGCATTGAACTCAGTTATGTTCTATAACAAGGATATGTTTGAGGAGGCGGGAATTACTAAGGTGCCTGAGACATGGGAGGAGCTGAGGGAAGCTGCTAAAAAGCTCACCCAGGACAAGAACGGTGACGGCGAGACTGACCAGTGGGGCATGATGTATGAGATGGATGACTATTGGCAGCCTTTGAGTTATATTATTCAGGCCGGAGCTGATATGTGGAATAAAAACCTGACAAATATCGGATTTAATAATGACCAGGGTGTAGAAGGACTGACTTTCTTTGATCAGCTCTATCATGAGGATCAGGTAGTCCTCCCCTTGGAGAAATATACCAACAGAGATGAGGAGCGGGCTTATTTCTATAATGGACAGGTTGCAATGTTCCCGCAGCAGATACATTATACAAATATAATCAAAGAGGCTTCGGATATTAATCTGGGAGCATTTGCCCTTCCAAAAGGACCGGCCAGCGATGAGGAGCACGCCAAATGGAATTTTGCCAACATTGGTATGCTCTCCATCTCCAGCCAGACAAAATATCCGGATGAGGCATGGAAATTTGTTGAATACATTACAAGACCTGAGGTTGAGAAAATATATCTCTCAGAAGTCGGTTTCTTCTCACCGCAGCTTGCTACCAATGACATGATGTATGAAGGGGATGAAATTATGGCTGTTGCGGCAGAAGGGATCAAGAAGCTTCAGGTAAGCCCGGCTTCTGATTATGCCAATGCAATGCTTCAGAATCTGAAGATCATGTACGAAAATGTTGCAAGGGGTGAGAAATCACCTGCAGATGCCATCCAGGCCATGTATGATTCCATGAAGGCGATCAGCGGAGAATAA
- a CDS encoding response regulator transcription factor, whose protein sequence is MIKVLLVEDEVGTRNLLRIIVNWEEFHMKIIGEAPNGREALFRIQRELPDLVVTDIKMPIMDGIALAEEIMEKYPSVKVIIVTAYDDFKYAQKALRAGAVDFILKPLKRQEVKDALLRVGRQIETVEEDAKDVIEQIRDYVEENYAQSSLSLSMTAEKFYLNSSYLSRAFRKKTGIPFVEYLNKVRIEHACDYLKSGNWKVYEIAEKVGIPNPDYFSRCFRKYIGMSVNDYKKSKICED, encoded by the coding sequence ATGATTAAAGTTCTGCTTGTGGAGGATGAAGTGGGGACCAGAAATCTTCTCAGGATCATTGTGAATTGGGAAGAGTTTCATATGAAAATTATCGGAGAGGCGCCCAATGGCAGGGAGGCGCTGTTCCGCATACAGAGAGAGCTTCCGGATTTGGTAGTGACAGATATTAAAATGCCCATTATGGACGGTATTGCTTTGGCGGAGGAGATCATGGAAAAATATCCATCGGTGAAGGTCATCATTGTGACAGCATATGATGATTTTAAGTATGCGCAGAAAGCACTCCGGGCAGGCGCGGTGGACTTTATTTTAAAGCCCCTAAAGCGGCAGGAGGTAAAGGATGCTCTTTTGAGAGTGGGCAGGCAGATTGAGACTGTTGAGGAGGATGCAAAGGATGTAATTGAACAGATACGTGATTATGTAGAGGAAAATTATGCCCAGAGCAGCCTTTCTCTTTCAATGACAGCGGAGAAGTTTTATCTGAACTCCAGTTATTTAAGCCGGGCATTCAGAAAGAAGACGGGAATCCCTTTTGTGGAGTATCTGAACAAGGTCAGGATCGAACATGCCTGTGATTATCTGAAATCAGGAAACTGGAAAGTATATGAGATTGCTGAAAAGGTCGGAATTCCGAATCCGGACTATTTCAGCCGATGTTTTCGGAAATATATAGGAATGTCTGTCAATGATTATAAAAAGAGTAAAATATGTGAGGATTAG